Proteins from a genomic interval of Desulfofustis limnaeus:
- a CDS encoding response regulator, with translation MTACTLLLVDDEPSFLEATAERIRLRDLTVICASSGQEALDRLELVPGIDVVLLDVSMPGMDGIETLTRIKQRCPLVEVIMLTGAASVPTAIDSIKRGAFDYQTKPVDLDSLLGTVEQALNKRRRKQDKLLDARMRPYVTKRERDELIAAILAE, from the coding sequence ATGACGGCATGCACCTTGTTGCTCGTCGACGATGAGCCGTCCTTCCTCGAGGCGACCGCCGAACGGATCCGCCTGCGGGACCTGACCGTCATCTGCGCCTCCTCCGGACAGGAGGCTCTGGACCGGCTGGAGCTCGTACCGGGAATCGACGTGGTGTTGCTCGATGTGTCCATGCCCGGCATGGACGGTATCGAGACCCTGACGCGCATCAAACAGCGCTGCCCTCTCGTAGAGGTGATCATGCTCACCGGCGCCGCATCGGTGCCTACCGCCATCGACTCCATCAAGCGCGGCGCCTTTGACTATCAGACCAAACCCGTCGATCTCGACTCGCTGCTCGGCACGGTGGAGCAGGCCCTCAACAAACGACGCAGGAAGCAGGACAAGCTGCTTGACGCCCGAATGCGCCCCTATGTGACCAAACGGGAGCGCGATGAACTGATCGCCGCGATTTTGGCGGAATGA
- a CDS encoding DUF5329 family protein, translated as MEGNRRYHTRCQLLVAVLCVLFILLPSQAGTSGDQSASPKLDSSAEIRLLLDMIATSDCRFKRNGTWHQADAAARHIERKYHAVKERGLIETTVDFITYAATRSSLTGKEYLVQCGNEPAVSSARWLHATLAELRVHGTKKHAPKKVP; from the coding sequence GTGGAAGGGAACAGGCGCTATCACACCCGGTGTCAGCTGCTTGTTGCGGTACTCTGCGTCCTGTTTATCCTGCTGCCTTCCCAGGCCGGTACCAGCGGCGATCAATCGGCATCTCCCAAGCTTGATAGCAGTGCCGAAATCCGACTGCTCCTGGACATGATTGCAACATCCGATTGCCGGTTCAAGCGCAACGGCACGTGGCACCAAGCTGACGCTGCGGCCCGCCATATCGAAAGAAAATATCATGCCGTCAAGGAAAGAGGGTTGATCGAAACAACGGTAGATTTCATCACCTATGCGGCCACCAGGAGCAGCCTTACCGGCAAAGAGTATCTGGTGCAGTGTGGTAACGAACCAGCCGTTTCCAGTGCCCGCTGGCTTCATGCCACCCTTGCCGAACTGCGTGTTCATGGTACCAAAAAACACGCCCCGAAAAAGGTGCCGTGA
- a CDS encoding acyltransferase family protein, with amino-acid sequence MPTPQSPRLSHNNFDLLRLLFAGTVCLVHCHELSGLPHLGTITRFLSSAVAVKSFFVISGFLIFMSCERSRSLTRYAGKRMRRIYPAYATVIVVAAFGLVAVSAESTATYFSQEWLRYLLANLVFLNFLQPTLPGVFEGNRVAAINGALWTLKIEVLFYLSVPLFILLFKRFGRLTVLFSGYGLSIVYALTCSSLAERTGLAFYEQLGRQLPGQLGYFLAGAFFYYYLPWLEKRPWQFLIPALLLLLVDRAFLPLPALEPFALATTVVFFALFGPVIPAGRYGDFSYGVYILHFPLIQLLWHDGRLNDSPWLFLAVTVVLTVTSAIFLWHGVEKRFLLRSSHYMAATASTSTEPQTRDDGAVGHHPSRRR; translated from the coding sequence ATGCCCACCCCTCAGAGCCCCCGGCTGAGCCACAACAATTTCGATCTGCTCCGCCTGTTGTTCGCCGGTACGGTCTGCCTCGTTCACTGTCACGAACTCTCCGGGTTGCCGCACCTCGGAACCATAACCCGTTTTCTCTCTTCAGCCGTGGCGGTCAAATCCTTCTTTGTCATCAGCGGCTTCCTCATCTTCATGAGTTGCGAGCGCTCCCGCTCGTTGACCCGTTATGCCGGCAAAAGGATGAGGCGCATTTACCCAGCCTACGCCACCGTAATAGTCGTGGCCGCTTTTGGCCTGGTCGCGGTCAGTGCCGAATCAACCGCCACTTACTTCTCACAGGAATGGCTCCGCTACCTGCTGGCCAACCTCGTTTTTCTCAATTTTCTTCAACCGACGTTGCCGGGCGTCTTCGAGGGCAATCGGGTGGCCGCGATAAACGGCGCCCTGTGGACCTTGAAAATCGAGGTGCTTTTTTACCTCAGCGTCCCCTTGTTCATCCTGCTCTTCAAACGATTCGGGCGATTAACGGTTCTTTTCAGCGGTTATGGTCTATCGATCGTCTACGCGCTGACCTGCTCCTCCCTGGCCGAACGGACCGGTCTCGCCTTTTACGAACAGCTCGGCCGGCAACTGCCGGGGCAATTGGGCTATTTTTTAGCCGGCGCCTTCTTTTATTACTATCTCCCCTGGCTGGAAAAACGACCATGGCAGTTCCTGATCCCGGCGCTGCTGTTGCTCCTGGTCGATCGTGCTTTCTTGCCGCTGCCGGCCCTGGAACCCTTCGCCCTGGCGACCACGGTCGTTTTTTTCGCGCTCTTCGGGCCGGTGATTCCGGCCGGCCGTTACGGCGATTTTTCCTATGGAGTCTACATCCTGCATTTTCCTCTCATCCAGCTCTTATGGCACGACGGGCGGCTGAACGACTCACCCTGGCTCTTTCTCGCCGTTACGGTTGTCCTGACCGTGACCAGCGCCATATTTTTGTGGCATGGCGTCGAGAAACGGTTCCTCCTGCGCAGCAGCCATTACATGGCCGCCACGGCTTCCACCTCCACCGAGCCGCAGACCCGAGATGACGGTGCCGTTGGTCACCATCCTTCCCGCCGCCGCTAA
- the lysM gene encoding peptidoglycan-binding protein LysM encodes MGLFDYVKDIGKKLFNREEEAADQIKKHIEKDNPGVTDLKVSFTKGVVSLAGKASSAAAMEKAVLMAGNVQGVTNVNADVLEAPPSQEKVDYYEIKKGDTLSAIAKQFYGKASDYPRIFEANREVIKDPNLIYPGQKIRIPLE; translated from the coding sequence ATGGGACTATTCGATTACGTCAAGGACATCGGGAAAAAGTTGTTCAATCGTGAGGAAGAAGCGGCTGATCAGATCAAAAAACACATCGAGAAAGACAATCCCGGTGTGACCGACCTGAAAGTCAGTTTCACGAAAGGAGTCGTCTCTCTTGCCGGTAAGGCGAGCAGCGCCGCAGCCATGGAGAAAGCGGTGCTGATGGCGGGCAACGTTCAGGGCGTAACCAATGTCAACGCCGATGTACTCGAGGCCCCTCCCAGTCAAGAAAAAGTCGATTATTACGAAATCAAAAAAGGAGACACCCTCTCCGCCATCGCCAAACAGTTCTACGGAAAAGCCAGCGACTATCCGCGAATCTTCGAAGCGAATCGAGAGGTAATCAAGGATCCGAATCTGATTTATCCCGGCCAGAAAATTCGCATTCCGCTCGAGTGA
- a CDS encoding tellurite resistance TerB family protein, producing the protein MNIGALLGTLMQSGMTSSTTQRLESALGGRSGGLLESLGSMLGGQQAGSGLGGALPGTRASGSGNLGGMLGDVLQQVERSVGGKQNVALGGLGALAGALLGGGKKSMGGALGGGVMALLGAMAMKALQGSSQASGRIPQGLLEPQNTSEQQDLEREAELVLRAMINAAKADGQIDRQEIERIVGKLQEVNADQEDQRFVSELLRQPMETEALFTAAQGQPERAAQLYAASLMAIEVNTPAERTYLQNLAAGLRLSPEVTGRIEQMVGLQASPV; encoded by the coding sequence ATGAATATCGGTGCATTGTTGGGAACATTGATGCAATCGGGAATGACGTCATCAACCACACAACGTTTGGAGTCCGCCCTCGGAGGTCGAAGCGGCGGTCTGCTGGAAAGCCTTGGCAGCATGCTCGGCGGGCAACAAGCCGGCAGCGGCCTCGGCGGTGCTCTTCCCGGAACACGGGCGAGTGGCAGTGGCAACCTCGGCGGCATGCTCGGCGATGTTCTGCAGCAGGTCGAACGATCGGTCGGCGGCAAGCAAAATGTGGCCTTGGGCGGATTGGGGGCACTGGCCGGAGCCCTGCTGGGAGGCGGCAAGAAGTCCATGGGTGGCGCTCTCGGCGGCGGTGTGATGGCACTCCTCGGCGCCATGGCGATGAAGGCGTTACAGGGTAGCAGCCAAGCCTCAGGCCGGATACCACAAGGGTTACTCGAGCCTCAGAACACCAGTGAGCAGCAGGATCTCGAGCGAGAGGCCGAGTTGGTCCTGCGAGCCATGATCAACGCAGCCAAGGCGGATGGTCAGATCGACCGTCAGGAGATTGAGCGGATCGTCGGTAAATTGCAGGAGGTGAATGCCGACCAGGAGGATCAGCGTTTTGTCAGTGAACTCCTGCGACAACCCATGGAAACAGAGGCGCTGTTCACCGCCGCCCAGGGGCAACCGGAGCGTGCGGCTCAACTCTATGCCGCCTCCCTGATGGCCATCGAAGTCAATACCCCGGCAGAGCGCACCTATCTGCAAAACCTGGCCGCCGGGCTGCGCCTCTCCCCGGAGGTAACGGGTCGCATCGAACAGATGGTCGGGCTGCAGGCGTCCCCGGTCTGA
- a CDS encoding GlsB/YeaQ/YmgE family stress response membrane protein, which yields MEPQSLLLFLLIGLAAGWLAGRIMKGGGFGLIGNMVVGVIGAVLGGWLFGLFGIALGGLFGSLVTAVVGAVVLLYLIKLIKRA from the coding sequence ATGGAACCACAATCATTACTCCTCTTTCTGCTGATCGGCCTGGCTGCCGGATGGCTCGCCGGTCGTATCATGAAAGGCGGCGGCTTCGGCCTCATTGGCAACATGGTGGTCGGCGTGATTGGCGCCGTTCTCGGTGGTTGGCTCTTCGGCCTGTTCGGCATCGCGCTGGGCGGCTTGTTCGGCTCGCTGGTGACGGCAGTGGTCGGTGCCGTCGTGCTCTTATATCTGATCAAACTGATAAAGCGAGCCTGA